One genomic segment of bacterium includes these proteins:
- a CDS encoding DEAD/DEAH box helicase: protein MSFEKLNLIKPLLTALTTEGYTIPTPIQVQAIPVILERKDLIGCAQTGTGKTAAFAIPILQLLSAEKPSHHKRRIIKSLILTPTRELAVQIGESFDAYGRHAGLKKAVVFGGVSQRAQTMKLREGVDILIATPGRLLDLINQGHIRLDNIKIFVLDEADRMLDMGFINDVKKIIEKLPEKRQSLLFSATMPTEIIKLANTILTHPVMIEVSPESKTVESVKQGVYFVQKTEKKKLLLYILKNESIPSAIVFTRTKRGADIITKLLNDAGIHTDSIHGNKSQQARQRALTNFKSNKTKVLVATDIAARGIDIDRLSHVFNYDIPEFAEAYVHRIGRTARAGLGGTALSFCDPEEISYLSAINKLIKQPISVIDDHPYKLVDIKAGENPADQNKFVRRKGSFGFGRGGRNRSGRSFRKFKAKS, encoded by the coding sequence ATGTCATTCGAAAAATTGAATCTCATTAAGCCGTTATTAACGGCACTCACTACTGAAGGTTACACAATACCGACACCAATACAAGTACAGGCGATTCCTGTAATACTGGAAAGAAAGGATCTCATCGGCTGTGCGCAAACCGGAACCGGCAAAACCGCAGCATTCGCCATCCCCATACTTCAGTTACTAAGTGCGGAAAAACCTTCACATCACAAAAGAAGAATAATTAAGTCTTTGATACTTACTCCGACAAGAGAGTTGGCCGTTCAGATTGGCGAGAGCTTTGATGCTTATGGAAGACATGCCGGCTTAAAGAAGGCTGTTGTGTTCGGTGGAGTTTCTCAAAGAGCACAAACAATGAAGCTTAGAGAAGGAGTCGATATTCTGATTGCTACACCGGGAAGGCTTCTAGATCTCATCAACCAAGGGCATATTAGACTGGACAATATTAAAATATTTGTGCTCGATGAAGCTGACCGTATGCTCGATATGGGTTTTATAAATGATGTTAAGAAGATAATTGAAAAGTTGCCCGAGAAAAGACAGTCCCTGTTATTCTCAGCAACAATGCCGACGGAAATTATAAAGCTCGCAAATACAATTTTAACTCATCCGGTAATGATTGAGGTTTCACCGGAATCAAAAACGGTTGAATCTGTTAAGCAGGGAGTTTACTTTGTTCAAAAGACTGAGAAAAAGAAACTGCTTCTATATATTCTTAAAAACGAAAGCATCCCATCAGCAATTGTATTTACAAGAACAAAGCGTGGTGCGGACATAATTACTAAATTATTAAATGATGCCGGTATTCACACCGATTCTATTCACGGGAACAAATCGCAGCAGGCAAGACAGCGTGCACTTACTAACTTCAAATCGAATAAAACAAAAGTGCTTGTTGCAACAGACATAGCAGCACGCGGAATTGATATCGATAGATTGTCGCACGTATTTAATTATGATATTCCTGAATTTGCCGAGGCTTATGTTCACCGTATCGGGCGTACAGCAAGAGCGGGTTTGGGAGGAACTGCACTTTCATTCTGTGATCCAGAAGAAATTTCATATTTAAGCGCAATCAACAAACTCATCAAACAGCCTATTTCAGTTATAGATGACCATCCTTATAAATTGGTTGATATTAAAGCTGGTGAGAATCCGGCTGATCAAAATAAATTTGTAAGAAGGAAAGGATCTTTCGGATTTGGAAGGGGCGGTAGAAACCGTTCCGGAAGAAGCTTCCGAAAGTTTAAAGCAAAAAGTTGA
- a CDS encoding T9SS type A sorting domain-containing protein has translation MLPDSISSASFYFDSLGAIIKKIIMVVMNIDVSMGENQFASYTYSAESTLEVEPGKDHLFDYVLYQNYPNPFNPNTVISYQLPINGKVTLKVYDVLGNEIAVLVDEYKPAGNYEVEFNTSSHSGLSGIRELPSGIYFYKLQAGSFVESKKMVLLK, from the coding sequence ATGCTGCCGGATTCCATTAGCTCTGCCAGTTTTTACTTTGATTCGCTTGGTGCGATCATTAAAAAGATTATCATGGTTGTAATGAATATTGATGTATCGATGGGTGAAAATCAATTTGCGTCATATACATACAGCGCAGAAAGCACTCTTGAAGTTGAGCCTGGAAAGGACCATTTATTCGATTACGTTTTATACCAGAATTATCCTAACCCATTTAACCCAAATACGGTAATCAGTTATCAGTTACCGATAAACGGTAAGGTCACATTAAAGGTTTATGATGTTCTTGGCAATGAAATCGCTGTACTCGTTGATGAATACAAACCCGCAGGAAATTATGAAGTTGAGTTCAACACGAGCAGTCATTCCGGCTTGTCCGGAATCAGGGAATTACCAAGCGGGATATATTTTTATAAACTGCAGGCGGGTAGCTTTGTTGAATCAAAGAAGATGGTGCTATTGAAATAA
- a CDS encoding response regulator transcription factor, whose amino-acid sequence MKKIRLLLIEDNKLLRDGINSILKAHKDIVIIAASGDGKHTLVKIKELKPNVILLDLGLRSQNSLHVVEIVKKDFPDAKIIIMDLAPVQADILQFVKAGANGFILKDASLNDFLITIRTVAEGSTVLPPPLVDSLFSQIVDHAVREGKTKLKKAVRMTAREREVIVLLGGGLTNKEIAQKIHVSTYTVKSHIHNIMEKLALHTRLEIANYSYTGETLKTIAKSISTINN is encoded by the coding sequence ATGAAAAAGATTAGATTACTACTTATTGAAGATAACAAATTACTGCGGGATGGAATAAATTCAATTCTTAAAGCACACAAAGATATTGTTATAATTGCTGCTTCGGGAGATGGGAAGCACACCCTTGTCAAAATAAAAGAGCTGAAGCCAAATGTAATTCTTCTTGATCTGGGCTTGAGGAGCCAGAACAGTCTGCACGTCGTGGAAATTGTTAAAAAAGATTTTCCAGATGCTAAAATCATTATTATGGATCTCGCCCCTGTTCAAGCAGATATCCTGCAGTTCGTAAAAGCCGGGGCAAATGGTTTCATCCTGAAAGATGCATCGCTCAATGACTTTCTAATTACAATACGAACAGTAGCAGAAGGATCAACCGTTCTTCCCCCGCCGCTGGTTGACTCGCTTTTTTCCCAGATAGTTGATCATGCAGTTAGGGAAGGTAAAACTAAACTTAAGAAAGCAGTCCGTATGACTGCGAGAGAACGTGAGGTCATAGTATTACTTGGTGGGGGTTTGACTAACAAAGAAATAGCACAAAAAATTCATGTGTCGACGTATACTGTAAAAAGTCATATCCACAATATTATGGAAAAGCTTGCTTTACACACACGCCTGGAAATTGCAAACTATTCTTACACAGGTGAGACTCTGAAGACAATTGCAAAAAGTATTTCAACAATAAACAATTAA
- a CDS encoding aminopeptidase: MNKMNEMISAASGALEHLFKISTDDKVLILTDSYTSTVADAFRDVLVKKGCAVNDYEIKNNERPLTEIPLALEKMLPGKTIVLNIIKAFPEEIAFRIKWIFKVKENKLAKLGHMPGINEEMMLNSVNVDFGEMKLTAGKIINILNGAARLHITTKKGTDLMLGIEGRIFIEDIGVEPGGDCNLPCGEVYCAPLETGADGLIIFDASIGDIGVLEHPLKVYLSKGRIIKFESEDDKLIKRITSLQSVDEDAMVIGELGIGVNPGARITGNMLEDEKAIRTAHIAFGNNADFQGGGNNNSKVHRDYLFHRPTIEAVFADGSRKLVMKNGELFFNRSLQ; the protein is encoded by the coding sequence ATGAATAAAATGAACGAGATGATATCTGCCGCATCCGGGGCACTTGAACATCTGTTCAAAATTTCTACCGATGACAAAGTTCTAATTCTTACTGACAGCTATACTTCAACGGTAGCTGATGCTTTTAGAGATGTATTGGTAAAAAAGGGATGTGCTGTAAATGACTACGAAATAAAAAATAATGAACGGCCCCTGACGGAAATTCCTTTGGCACTTGAAAAAATGCTGCCCGGTAAAACAATTGTGTTGAACATAATAAAAGCATTCCCCGAAGAAATAGCTTTCCGTATTAAATGGATATTCAAAGTAAAAGAAAATAAGCTGGCTAAGCTCGGACATATGCCCGGCATTAACGAAGAGATGATGCTGAATTCTGTTAATGTTGATTTCGGGGAGATGAAATTAACTGCCGGGAAAATTATTAATATACTCAATGGAGCCGCACGTCTACACATAACAACGAAAAAAGGAACTGATCTAATGCTGGGAATTGAGGGCAGAATTTTTATTGAAGATATAGGTGTAGAACCGGGTGGGGATTGCAACTTACCTTGCGGCGAAGTGTATTGTGCACCACTTGAAACAGGTGCTGACGGGCTAATCATTTTCGATGCAAGCATAGGAGATATTGGTGTGCTGGAGCACCCTTTAAAAGTTTACTTGAGCAAAGGAAGGATAATAAAATTTGAAAGCGAAGACGATAAACTGATAAAAAGAATTACCTCACTTCAATCAGTTGATGAGGATGCAATGGTAATTGGTGAGCTGGGGATCGGGGTCAATCCTGGTGCGCGTATAACAGGGAATATGCTTGAAGATGAAAAGGCAATTCGCACAGCTCATATTGCTTTTGGTAATAATGCTGACTTTCAGGGTGGAGGAAATAATAATTCAAAAGTTCACAGGGATTATTTATTTCACAGACCAACAATCGAAGCTGTTTTTGCCGATGGATCAAGAAAGCTTGTGATGAAAAACGGAGAGTTGTTTTTCAATCGATCACTTCAATAG
- a CDS encoding B12-binding domain-containing radical SAM protein translates to MIKLLQKSTRCLLIHPKFSPYSFWNFVEVSKIVGAKYQAAPLGLMTVAALLPDEWEIKLIDTNVEPLLDEHFEWADIVFTGGMLPQQIGILDIINLSHQKNKPVVVGGPDPTSQPHLYQSADYLVLGEGEITIPMFLDDLGKGCKSGEYVSEDFADMTNAVVPRFDLIKFNNYIHLNIQFTRGCPFNCEFCDIIELYGRKPRSKTPEQMVKELQALYDLNYRGHIDIVDDNFIGNKKQVKETLRAIKVWSKKNKYPFYFGTEASINLADDDELLQLMSDVDFRLVFTGLETPEDEVLEKANKKTNMNRSIVEATKKISSYGMVVNAGFIIGFDNENGQTAKRMNEFIQDTGICVAMLGLMYALPNTKLTKRLALEGRLFEESSIFTDTTTQIDQASSGLNFITLRPRINILRDFVDVLSYIYNPENYYERIIRTCLNLKVTNKHKYNFKKILKNLRSFSRILRKVGFNRITGRSFWKMFFTVLIKNPKAIEWGISLSAMFIHFYKHSDFVIELTNQQIGYIDKYGEEVYNQNRLNMNEAKVVNYSE, encoded by the coding sequence ATGATAAAGTTATTGCAAAAAAGTACCAGGTGTCTTTTAATACATCCGAAATTTTCACCATATAGTTTTTGGAACTTTGTTGAAGTAAGTAAGATAGTCGGTGCGAAATATCAGGCAGCACCACTTGGCCTAATGACAGTCGCTGCACTTCTGCCCGACGAATGGGAAATAAAATTAATTGATACTAATGTCGAACCTCTTCTGGATGAACATTTTGAATGGGCCGATATTGTTTTTACAGGTGGAATGTTACCGCAGCAAATTGGTATACTGGATATCATTAATTTATCTCACCAAAAAAATAAACCTGTCGTAGTTGGTGGACCCGATCCAACATCTCAGCCGCACCTGTATCAATCTGCTGATTACCTTGTATTAGGAGAAGGTGAGATTACAATACCAATGTTTTTGGATGATCTGGGGAAAGGATGTAAAAGCGGTGAATATGTATCAGAAGATTTTGCTGATATGACCAATGCTGTTGTTCCAAGATTTGATCTGATAAAGTTTAACAACTACATACATCTAAATATTCAATTTACACGAGGTTGTCCCTTTAATTGTGAATTTTGTGACATAATAGAATTGTATGGCAGAAAGCCGCGCTCTAAAACACCCGAACAGATGGTCAAAGAACTTCAAGCTTTGTATGACCTGAATTACAGAGGACATATAGATATCGTTGATGATAATTTTATCGGGAACAAAAAGCAGGTAAAAGAAACCTTGCGGGCTATAAAAGTTTGGTCTAAAAAAAATAAATATCCCTTCTACTTTGGAACTGAAGCTTCTATCAATCTAGCAGATGATGACGAACTTCTGCAATTGATGAGTGACGTTGATTTTCGGCTTGTATTTACCGGACTTGAAACTCCCGAAGATGAAGTATTAGAAAAAGCAAACAAGAAAACAAATATGAATAGATCAATTGTTGAAGCAACAAAGAAAATCAGTTCATATGGAATGGTAGTCAATGCAGGATTTATTATCGGCTTTGATAATGAAAACGGTCAAACAGCAAAAAGGATGAATGAGTTTATACAGGATACAGGAATATGCGTAGCAATGCTTGGTCTAATGTATGCTTTGCCCAACACAAAATTGACTAAAAGATTGGCATTGGAAGGAAGATTGTTTGAAGAATCTTCTATTTTTACTGATACGACAACTCAAATTGACCAGGCTTCAAGTGGTTTGAATTTTATAACTCTGAGACCGAGAATAAATATTTTAAGGGATTTCGTTGATGTTTTAAGTTATATATATAATCCTGAAAATTATTATGAAAGAATAATCCGCACCTGTCTTAATCTAAAAGTAACTAATAAACATAAATATAATTTTAAAAAGATCTTGAAAAACCTGAGATCTTTTTCAAGGATTCTTAGAAAAGTTGGATTTAATAGAATAACTGGGAGGTCATTCTGGAAAATGTTTTTTACTGTTCTTATCAAAAATCCAAAAGCAATTGAATGGGGTATAAGTCTCTCTGCAATGTTTATACACTTTTACAAACACTCGGATTTTGTGATCGAACTTACAAATCAACAGATTGGTTATATAGACAAATACGGAGAAGAGGTTTACAATCAGAACAGGCTAAATATGAACGAAGCGAAAGTTGTAAACTATTCCGAATGA
- a CDS encoding T9SS type A sorting domain-containing protein: MKKHLTVSLTLLALCLISPPSLPQNCEYSWSAQTSGTTRILYTCKAVNELVCWTAGANATVLRTTNGGVNWLNANPNPGIIAGDIRNMEAIDETTALVTTESQTSTAVYKTTDGGDSWFQVYSNNEGFIKGIRMIDSLNGIAVGSPISNIWNVLLTTDGGNTWQPSQNQPPANNIHQAVHNSFQVSMPNIYWGTSFTSIFRSTDGGLTYSEHETTGAGIYIFALFINSSGIGLAAATAMSRSTDGGVTFQSHSVPGAGNINGIESAGNNFWYIRGEKIFHSTDDGISWTDEYTATLTLTHMDFPDNLTGCQMGWAVGYGGTIHKMTSSGVTSVDSQDKLPEIYELAQNYPNPFNPCTVISYQMPVNGKVTLKVYDVLGNEIVVLVDEYKPAGSYEVNFDGTKLSSGVYIYKFETDLFIQTKKMILAK, translated from the coding sequence ATGAAAAAGCATTTAACAGTTTCATTAACCTTATTAGCTCTTTGCTTAATCAGTCCGCCGTCGCTTCCGCAAAACTGCGAATATAGCTGGTCGGCACAAACTTCGGGAACAACAAGAATTTTATATACCTGCAAAGCCGTTAATGAACTTGTATGCTGGACAGCAGGCGCAAATGCTACGGTGCTGCGCACCACAAATGGCGGAGTAAACTGGCTTAATGCTAACCCCAATCCCGGAATAATTGCTGGTGATATTCGTAATATGGAAGCGATCGATGAAACTACCGCACTGGTTACTACAGAAAGTCAGACAAGCACTGCTGTTTACAAAACAACAGACGGTGGCGATTCGTGGTTTCAGGTTTATTCAAACAACGAGGGATTCATAAAAGGAATCAGAATGATTGATTCGTTGAACGGCATTGCAGTGGGCAGTCCTATTTCCAACATCTGGAATGTTTTGTTAACAACTGATGGCGGGAACACCTGGCAGCCTTCCCAAAACCAACCACCGGCTAACAATATTCACCAGGCAGTTCACAATTCTTTCCAGGTCTCTATGCCGAATATTTACTGGGGAACGAGTTTTACATCCATCTTCCGTTCTACCGACGGAGGATTAACATACAGCGAGCATGAAACAACTGGTGCAGGTATTTATATTTTCGCACTATTTATTAATTCCAGCGGTATCGGTCTGGCAGCAGCAACTGCAATGAGCAGATCAACGGATGGAGGAGTAACCTTCCAATCTCACTCCGTACCCGGCGCTGGAAACATAAATGGAATAGAAAGTGCCGGTAATAATTTTTGGTATATCCGTGGAGAAAAAATATTTCACAGCACCGATGATGGAATAAGCTGGACAGATGAATATACTGCTACGTTAACTTTAACTCATATGGATTTCCCGGATAATTTAACTGGATGTCAGATGGGCTGGGCTGTTGGATATGGAGGGACTATTCATAAAATGACAAGCAGCGGAGTTACATCCGTGGATAGTCAAGATAAACTACCGGAGATATACGAACTCGCGCAAAACTATCCTAATCCATTTAACCCGTGCACCGTAATCAGTTATCAGATGCCGGTAAACGGTAAGGTCACATTAAAGGTTTATGATGTTCTTGGCAATGAAATCGTTGTGCTCGTTGATGAATACAAACCCGCAGGTAGTTATGAGGTTAATTTTGACGGGACAAAACTTTCGAGCGGTGTTTACATATACAAGTTCGAAACTGATTTGTTTATTCAAACTAAAAAGATGATACTGGCAAAATAA
- a CDS encoding T9SS type A sorting domain-containing protein translates to MSAILLIGLFNCKLTAQIKSSDFLVNSNTNLYSSDQPFASYWFPLEILSWTPATDPDAPYNRSGVSLKNKYVDSITVVNSNARVNEAKVNPLSAFAPTSDNPSQGSLNVNYYSFSYWQYVDLLVFWGGSAGEGIILAPNPTLIDAAHRNGVKILGNVFFPPTVYGGQFQWVNDFLQKDGNTFPVADKLIEAAEYYGFDGWFINQETAGGNSQTAANMRDFMIYFQEYSNLEIEWYDAMTESGVVSWQNQLNSQNDWYFQWGDTLVSETMFLNFWWNSTGLNNSRTLAQSLGRSEYELFAGIDVEANGYNSSINWSAPFPVGLPHVTSLGIYRPDWCYNSSASLADYYNRSSIFWVGWNHDPSNTTTANSWKGIANYIPAFTPITEIPFATNFCTGQGYDFYINGEKLSYPELSTTGWNNLSLQDVLPTWRWIVQSSGTKLTPSFDFTDAYYGGNCLNISGELTSDNLIKLYKANCLISSDSKIDIAFKTGSVGSTNMQVGLAFEGDPSTFTYFDVGNTASADWNLKTIDIGSYSGQKISVIALFFAGGFGSNYEMKVGKLSIYNGSIDIPNPPANLFVENKVDEQEFVTLRLRWNHSTSEVYYYNIFRRNQDNSITYLGGTANNAYFVPYVKYEPGDSVVTILVQTVGDEFGESSFAETTFEWFSPPGIATNPSPENGDTILVRNPTLGWTPGNGASSFDIYLGTTNPPSFLESTSSNSFQTAILNSNTIYYWRIDCKNQYYTTEGDVWTFTTGFSIADTNGYALQFDGTDDRLDCGNGSSLQITGNKITLEAWININEFKSQPFAGSVIVKDQGSNSSGYMIRCGGNGVINFNIGNGSWHEINTPANSVQLNSWHHVSATYNGIAMKIYVDGELSAQLNSIFTIGNANNSNLLIGESPGFPGRVFNGKIDEVRVWNVARSQSQIQNTMNTILTPEYYSTPDSGLAGYWRLDEGIGQTAEDLSFYSNTATLGTTPNPDANDPSWAQANILIVNVEDESKNKFVPAEVSLSQNYPNPFNPSTVISYRLPVNGTVTLKVYDILGNEIAILVNEFKPAGAYEISFDASELSSGIYFYQLKAGEFVQSRKMILLK, encoded by the coding sequence TTGTCAGCAATTTTACTAATTGGATTGTTTAATTGTAAACTGACTGCACAAATAAAATCTTCAGATTTTCTTGTAAATAGTAATACAAACTTATATTCTTCCGATCAGCCCTTTGCGTCTTACTGGTTCCCGCTGGAAATTCTAAGCTGGACTCCCGCAACAGATCCTGATGCACCTTACAATCGTTCGGGGGTTTCATTGAAAAATAAGTATGTTGATAGCATCACTGTCGTAAATTCTAACGCAAGAGTAAACGAAGCAAAGGTAAATCCGTTATCAGCATTTGCACCAACGAGCGATAATCCTTCTCAGGGTTCTTTAAATGTCAACTATTATTCTTTCAGTTACTGGCAGTATGTTGACCTGTTGGTTTTCTGGGGTGGATCTGCTGGTGAAGGAATTATACTCGCACCAAACCCGACACTTATAGATGCCGCGCATAGAAACGGAGTGAAAATTTTAGGAAACGTTTTCTTTCCGCCAACAGTTTACGGCGGACAATTCCAGTGGGTGAATGATTTTCTTCAGAAGGATGGGAACACATTTCCGGTTGCAGATAAATTAATTGAAGCTGCTGAGTATTATGGATTCGATGGATGGTTCATCAATCAGGAAACAGCTGGGGGAAATTCACAGACAGCTGCAAATATGAGAGACTTCATGATCTACTTCCAGGAATATTCCAATCTTGAAATTGAATGGTACGACGCAATGACTGAAAGCGGTGTTGTATCATGGCAGAACCAGCTTAACTCGCAGAACGATTGGTATTTTCAGTGGGGTGATACACTAGTTTCTGAAACGATGTTTTTAAACTTCTGGTGGAATTCTACAGGGTTGAATAATTCCAGAACTCTGGCTCAAAGTTTAGGAAGAAGTGAATATGAGTTATTCGCAGGAATAGATGTTGAAGCCAACGGTTACAATTCAAGCATCAACTGGTCTGCACCGTTCCCCGTCGGACTTCCGCATGTAACATCGCTCGGAATTTATCGACCCGATTGGTGTTATAATTCATCAGCAAGTCTTGCAGATTATTACAACCGCTCAAGCATTTTCTGGGTGGGATGGAATCACGATCCGAGCAACACTACTACTGCCAATAGCTGGAAAGGAATTGCCAACTACATTCCGGCTTTCACACCAATAACTGAAATTCCTTTCGCAACAAATTTCTGCACCGGACAGGGATATGATTTTTACATCAACGGAGAGAAGTTATCGTATCCTGAATTATCAACAACAGGATGGAATAATCTTTCGCTGCAGGATGTACTGCCAACGTGGCGATGGATTGTGCAGAGCAGCGGAACAAAACTCACTCCATCATTTGATTTTACAGATGCTTATTACGGAGGCAACTGTTTGAATATTTCAGGAGAACTAACCAGTGACAATCTTATAAAACTTTATAAAGCAAACTGTCTTATCTCTTCAGATTCAAAAATTGATATCGCATTCAAAACAGGAAGTGTCGGATCAACCAATATGCAAGTCGGTTTAGCTTTTGAAGGTGACCCATCAACCTTTACTTACTTTGATGTCGGAAATACAGCCTCGGCGGATTGGAATTTAAAAACGATAGACATTGGTTCTTACAGCGGACAAAAAATTTCTGTGATTGCACTCTTTTTCGCCGGCGGATTCGGAAGTAATTATGAAATGAAAGTTGGTAAGTTAAGTATCTATAATGGCTCAATAGATATTCCGAATCCGCCAGCAAATCTTTTTGTTGAAAATAAAGTTGATGAGCAGGAATTTGTAACTCTAAGATTGAGATGGAATCATTCAACAAGTGAAGTTTACTATTATAATATTTTTAGAAGAAACCAGGATAACTCAATTACTTATCTCGGAGGAACAGCAAACAACGCTTATTTCGTTCCTTATGTAAAATACGAACCGGGAGATAGTGTGGTTACGATTTTAGTTCAGACAGTAGGTGACGAGTTTGGTGAATCTTCCTTTGCAGAAACCACGTTTGAATGGTTTTCTCCCCCAGGAATTGCCACTAATCCTTCACCGGAAAATGGTGACACAATACTGGTCCGTAATCCTACTCTTGGATGGACACCGGGAAATGGCGCATCTTCATTTGATATTTATCTCGGAACAACAAACCCGCCATCATTTCTCGAAAGCACAAGTTCAAATTCTTTTCAAACAGCGATACTAAATTCAAACACAATTTATTACTGGCGAATCGATTGTAAAAATCAATACTATACAACTGAAGGAGATGTCTGGACTTTTACAACCGGATTTTCTATTGCAGATACAAACGGTTACGCACTTCAGTTTGATGGAACTGATGACCGCCTTGATTGCGGCAATGGAAGTTCGTTACAGATAACCGGAAATAAAATTACACTTGAAGCCTGGATTAACATAAATGAGTTTAAAAGTCAGCCGTTTGCCGGAAGTGTAATTGTAAAAGATCAGGGATCAAATAGTTCCGGTTATATGATTCGCTGCGGAGGAAACGGAGTAATCAATTTTAACATTGGCAACGGCAGCTGGCATGAAATTAATACTCCAGCAAATTCTGTTCAGTTGAACAGCTGGCATCATGTTTCGGCAACTTACAATGGAATCGCGATGAAAATTTATGTTGATGGAGAACTGTCGGCGCAATTGAATAGCATATTTACAATCGGTAATGCTAATAACAGCAATCTGCTTATTGGTGAATCTCCGGGTTTTCCAGGAAGAGTCTTCAACGGAAAAATAGATGAGGTGCGTGTTTGGAATGTTGCGCGTTCTCAGTCTCAGATTCAAAATACAATGAATACGATTTTAACTCCAGAGTATTACTCAACACCCGATAGCGGACTTGCTGGTTACTGGAGATTAGATGAGGGCATCGGACAAACTGCAGAGGATTTATCATTTTATTCAAATACTGCAACACTCGGCACGACACCAAATCCTGATGCAAATGATCCGTCATGGGCTCAAGCAAATATTTTGATAGTAAATGTCGAGGATGAAAGTAAAAATAAATTTGTTCCGGCTGAAGTTAGTTTGTCACAGAATTATCCGAATCCATTTAACCCAAGTACTGTAATCAGTTATCGGTTACCTGTGAACGGTACTGTTACGCTTAAAGTTTATGATATTCTGGGAAATGAAATAGCAATATTAGTGAATGAATTTAAGCCCGCAGGAGCTTATGAAATTAGTTTTGATGCATCGGAACTTTCGAGCGGAATATATTTCTATCAGCTGAAAGCCGGAGAATTTGTTCAATCAAGGAAGATGATACTATTGAAGTGA
- a CDS encoding response regulator transcription factor — MKKIRILLIEDNRLLREGLAVMLKKQPDMQVVETVGNGENILAIMGKYKPDVLLLDLGLRSRSSLNLVKLIKKNSFSSKIIVMDLIPLQADVLEFVQAGVSGFILKDATVNEFLKTIRSVIKGNQVLPPNLTGSLFSQIVENAINGSKPSEIIESVRMTKREKQVIELISEGYTNKEIAQELHLSTYTVKSHVHNILEKLALSTRVQIAKYLHDSKKIDSATKAISLFEE, encoded by the coding sequence ATGAAAAAAATAAGAATACTGCTTATAGAAGATAATCGTCTGCTACGTGAGGGGCTTGCAGTTATGCTTAAAAAACAGCCAGATATGCAAGTTGTTGAGACTGTTGGAAACGGCGAAAACATTTTGGCAATTATGGGAAAATATAAGCCCGATGTTTTACTACTTGATCTTGGACTCCGGAGCCGAAGCAGTTTGAATTTAGTAAAATTAATCAAGAAGAATTCTTTCTCTTCCAAAATTATTGTTATGGATCTTATCCCCCTGCAAGCCGATGTTCTTGAATTTGTACAAGCCGGTGTTTCCGGATTTATATTAAAAGATGCCACAGTTAATGAATTTCTTAAGACAATCCGGTCTGTTATAAAAGGCAATCAGGTTTTGCCGCCCAATTTAACAGGGTCACTTTTTTCGCAGATAGTTGAAAATGCAATAAATGGATCAAAACCTTCCGAGATTATAGAGTCTGTTAGAATGACAAAGCGCGAGAAACAAGTAATAGAATTGATTTCGGAAGGTTATACGAATAAAGAGATTGCCCAGGAGCTTCATCTTTCCACGTACACGGTAAAAAGTCATGTTCATAATATTCTTGAAAAACTTGCGCTGAGCACGCGAGTTCAGATTGCAAAGTATCTGCATGATTCAAAAAAGATAGACTCTGCAACAAAAGCCATCTCTCTATTCGAAGAATAG